CTACCTGTTATCAGTGCCAGGAGCGCTGCCCAAGGGGTATAAAGATCGTGGACGGCATATTAACATTACGGGCAGAATCAGTGCATCTTGGAGTCATGCTTCCTGCACACCGAAAAGTGGCCGAGCTTGTCATGGACAAGGGTCATGCTGTCCCGATAAATGATGCGAATAGAGCGAATAGAAAAGCGCTGGGAATGGATGAATTGCCGGAAACAGTTCATAAATATCCTCAAGCTCTGGACCATGTGAAGAAATTGATAAAAGCGACTGGTTTTGATAAACTGATCGAAGAAGCGGGTGAGCAGGAATGAAACCAGTTTCATTGTTCCTGGGATGTATTATACCGAACCGGTATCCCGGAATCGAAAAAGCTACCAAGATCGTGCTGGATGAACTGGGTGTGGATTGGGCAGACCTCAAAGGTGCATCCTGCTGTCCTGCACCCGGGGTGTTCAGGTCCTTTGATAAAGTTACATGGC
This genomic stretch from Methanosarcinales archaeon harbors:
- the hdrC gene encoding CoB--CoM heterodisulfide reductase subunit C, translating into MTKEPANLLEDEGFSFLTCMQCGTCTGSCPSGRYTSLNTRRIVLSARRNKDVYHDDDLWMCTTCYQCQERCPRGIKIVDGILTLRAESVHLGVMLPAHRKVAELVMDKGHAVPINDANRANRKALGMDELPETVHKYPQALDHVKKLIKATGFDKLIEEAGEQE